TGTCTAGTTAAATGAAAAGCTTATATAAAAAGTTGATATTCATTGTAAGTAATAGAATAAATGACAGCACTGTATCTGcaattttttaatatgaatttggTGAGTTTTTTAAATTAGGTCCGTTCTTTACTTTTTGAGTATccatacttttttatttaaaactttattttctaacAGAGGATTCTTGAATTGGAAAGCTCTCTTGCAAAGTATTCACAAGATGACAGAAAACGATCAGAAGAATTAAGCACTCTGATGGAGTCTGAAAAAAACCAGCACACTGAAGAAATCAATTGTATGGTTGAAAAACACAAGGAAGAATTAGAAAAtgtgaaacagcagcaggaaaagctttGGACAGAAAAACTTCAAATCCTCAAGCAACAACAAGTAACTGAGATAGAAAAAATGAGAGCgaaacaagaacaagaaatagATGCaatactgaaagagaaagaaacagttttCCGTACACATATAGAAGAGATGAATGAAAAAACGTTAGAAAAACTTGATGTGAAACAAACAGAGCTAGAAGCACTGTCTTCTGAGCTATCAGAAGCATTAAAAATACGCCATGATTTAGAACAAGAGCTCTCAGTACTGAAAAGTGAAGTAGGTGAAGCAAAGCAAGAATTGGAGACAAAGTTAGAAGAACAGAGGAACCGGCACAAGGAAGAAATTGAAATGATGTTAAAAGAGCATGAAATTTCTATTCAAGGAGTTGAGAAGGTACTCACGGAGGAACTGAACCAGCTCAAGCAATCATTGGAGGAAAAAGACAGACAGCTGGAGGAAGTAAAAGCCCATGAACAGAAACTAAAGGAATCTGTGGAAAGATCTGAAAGTGAATTTGTCCAAGCGTCTGCAAAGCTAGAGGAGCTCTCTCAGTCCCATCAGAATACTGCTAGGGAGCAGGCAAAGATTTATGAAGAGGAATtagcaaagctgcagcaaaaACTGACAGGTCTGGAAGGTGAAAAATTGCAACTTAATGAGCAGATATTAAGAACTGAATCCCAGCTGAATGAAGTTAAGAATGAGTTAGAATCATACATCTCTCAGGTACGTGACCTGAGGCAGCATCTGCAAGAGCAGAGCaatgaaaatacacaaaaagtAACCTCTCTAACACAACAGTATGAATCTCAATTGAAGGATCTAGAAAGAGAGGCTGATCAGACAAAGAGGACTCTGTCTGAGAAGGAAGATGAAATTGAACACATGAGAAAGTCACAGAGTGAACAAGTGGAAGAGCTTAAACAGAAATTGTCAGCCAAAGAGGAGAGAATTAGTGCTTTACAAGGagaatatgaaaataaactgaaacatcAGGAAAACAAGATGGACAAAGTTaaacagagagcaaaagagaTGCAGGAGACTTTCAAAAAGAAACTTACTGAGCAGGAAGCTAAACTAAAAAAAGAACTCGAAAACAAGCAGTTGGAGTTCAGTCAGAAAGAGAGCGAGTTCAATGCTAAAATGTTGGAAATGGCACATGCCAGCTCAGCTGGAATCAGTGATGCTGTGTCAAAACTGGAATCTAATCAGAAAGAGCAATTAGAAAGTCTGGCTAAGGTTCATAAGAGGGAGTTAGAGGAAATCACCCAGATTTGGGAAAAGAAACTCAATCAGCAGGTTGAAGAGCTCCAGGAAAAACACGAACTGGAACTAcaggagaaagagcaggaagtTGGAGACCTGAAACAGAAACTTGCCACCCTCAGTGCTGAGAACGAGGGCTCCAGAACCGAAATAACCCGACTGAAGGAAGAACAGATGAAGAGGGAGGAGTCCCTGAACGAAGTGCAAGAACGACTAAAGCAGTCATTGGCCAAGGTGGATGTTTTGTCAAATAGTGAAAGTGACCTGAAAACACAGCTCAGAAAACTGGAAGGTGATCTTAGTCAGTCTAAGAAAGACCACTCAGTACTTCAGGAACAGCTTAGCAATCAGAAAGCAGTAGAAGAAAAGGACAAAGCTAAAATAAGTGAGCTTACAGATACGCTGAAAACCCTTGAGGAGAAACTCCAAACTGTGCAGTCTTCTCAATGTAAAGATCATGaaaattatgagaaaaaaatagaggCGATTCAACTGAAAGAAACCGAGTTTAAGAGGTTGTCAGGAGAACTTGTAGCACAGTTAGATGCTTATTGGAAGAATGCTGAAGCTCTATTACAAACAAAAAGCAATGAATTAattgaaaaatgtaatgaaaaaattGGCACAGTAGCATGCAAAATTGCAGATTGTGAATACCGAACCGCAAAAATTAAAGAAGCCATATTAATTAAAAGGGGTAAGATTCCCGAACTAGAAGCTCAACTTAAAGAAGCTACAGAGCATCATTCTGCTCTAAGTAGTTCTTTACAAAAGTCAATGCAACAGCTGCAAGAGAAAGACAGTTTAATCATGTCCCTGAGAGCTGACATTGAAGGACTTGTAACAGAAAAGGAACAACTGCAAAAAGAAGGAGGGCATCAGCAGCAAGCAgcatcagaaaaagaaacttgCATAACACAGCTGAGGAAAGAGTTATCAGAAAATATCAATGCTGTCACCTCAATGAAAGAAGAACTCCAGGAAAAAGAATCTGAAATTTCTGCTCTCAACAAAACGGTTAATGAGCTTAACGTTAGACTTGAAAACATGGTAAGTGTAACTGAGAAAGAAGCAGCCATGTTACGCGAGCAGCATCAAGAGAGTCAGGTGCAATTGTTAAAGCAGGTACAAGAGTTATCGTCCAGAGTTGAGACACTGAGTCAAGAAAAAGCATCAGCTCTTGAGCAGGCGGATCAGTGGATGACCAGACTCTCagagtggaagaggaaagcaCAAACAAGGTTTACACAAAATCACGATACTATTAAAGATTTGCAGAGCAAACTTGTACTAAGCAATACCCAAGCTAGTGAAAAAGATGACGAGCTAAATAAACTGAAGGAGGAGCTGGCTAAACAAAGCAAGAATGTGGATAGTTTAAAAAGTGCATGGGAACAAAGGCAGAACCAGAGGGAAAAGCAAGAGAGTGAGTTGACCGCAGAGTTAAAAATCCAAGCAGCAAGAATTGCTGAACTAGAAGAACACATTGCTCAGAAAACTTCCGAAAACAATTCCTTGATGGAGGAACTTCAAAAGTATAATGAACAAAACGACACAGAGCAAAAAGAGATCGCTTGGCAACTCCAGCAGGCAGAGGAGATGGCTTCTGAAAAGGACAATAGGTTTAAGGAGGCTGAAGAAAAAGTGCTtaatcttgaaaagaaaataagttcaTTGGAGGCTGAATttgaagcaaaggaaagggaaTTTGAACGAATTAAATCAGCGATActtaaaagcaaagaggaagagcTGAAAGGATTAGAAGAGAGACTGAATGCAGAAAACAGCGCTAAGTTAGCAGATCTGAAGAAGAAGGCAGAGCAAAAGATTGGTTCTATTAAAAAGCAATTGATGTCtcaaatggaagaaaaggaacagcaaCTTAAGCAAGATAGAGAAAATCAGTTAAGAAACTTGGAACAAAGAGTGCAGGAAAGAGAAGCCAAGATTGAGACCTTGGAACTAAAAATCAAGTCAACAAGAGATTCCACAGAATTAGAGGAGGAAATGCTGCAAAAAGTAGAGAGTGTAAAAGCTGCTGTAGAACAAGAAAAGGATAAAATGCTTGAGAGTGTCCGACAGACTTATGAAGAGAAAATACATGTGTTACAGAAGGACTTATCTGAAAAAGATGAATTATTGCAGAAGTATGAAAAGGAACAAAGAGAGAGGAATGACTCTCATCTAGAACTGCAAAGCAAACAGGAAGAACTGTTCGGAAAACTGGCATGTGTTGAGAAGAGACTTCAAGAGGAACAACGTTTGACCGAAAGCCTCAGGAAAGAACTTGAGGAGCAAACTAAAAAATGCTCAGTGTTAGTGGATGAGTTAGCAAGCAGTAGGGAGGAATTAAAAGCgaaagaacaaaaacatcttGATATGGAGACTGTAACTGGAGGTTTCCAGAAAAGATTGCAGGAAAAGGAGGCATCCAGTCAATCTTTAGAAGAGAAGATAAGAGAGTTGGAAAACAATCtaatgaaggaaaaggaagtgCACAAGACTGAGCTGGAAGATACAAGTTTGAGAtatgaagaaaaactaaaaagtttGCAGCAGCAGTTGGATGAAAGAAATGACCACCTGAAAGCTTTTGAAGAAAGTGCTGAAGCAAAGACTAGATCTGATTTAGAGCTGCAGAAGTTACTGGGTGATATGCAGACCCAGCAGAAGGACTTGCAAAATAAACTGGAGGACTCTGAAAGGGAGAAACAGAAACTACGCAAAGATGTGAATAGTCTTCAGAAAGACCTGCGTACTCTGCGAAAAGAGCATCAGCAGGAACTTGACATAGTTAAGAAGGAGTCCTTAGAAGAAATGGAGGAGAAAATCAGGTAAATCTTCCTTGTCTTGTTAatattgctttgctttatttttagccACTTAAATCTGAGGATGACTACTCTTTTTAAAACTTGGATTGTAACAATGAGATAAGGATTGCTATTTTTCTCTGATTTCGTAAATGggtttgcttaaaaacaaacagcaagaaaagagCAATTTGAAACTAGCACTTCATTCATGAACATGTAACACAGTTTTTAGGTCAtaagtttaaaaagttttttttttccttaaaatactgTGCATTGCTCTTGATTTACATTGTGGTAGTGATGGTGATTTTTCTATATTACCAGAATATTAAATACGGTTTTATTTTCCTCAACCAGGAACTGAAGTATGTTAGAAGTTAGTATTGAATTTGTTAAAAGTTAGTGTCAGGTCCCTACCCTCTAAGTTATCTCAGAATCCATTGAAAATTTAGAATTTTTCATAGGTACTGCAAAAAATGTAGTATGCTCTTCAGAGCAATAATAGTTTCTCAAGTAAGGTATTCTCTAAGAACTCCACTTCTGTTCTTTACTTCCAATTCTTTgtctttgttgtttaaaaaaaaaacagatttttttttaatgaaatgcctGTCTTGCAGATGAATTTGATGgggtggaggaggaaggttgAAGGGAGGAAGGTGGACAGAAACCCCACAGGATTCACATAATATTACCACCTTCAAAGCCAGCCCATTCTAAAATAGTTTTGGAGAAATTCCCAGACGACCTACCTCGCCACACTgtctttaaacattttcattttttcggtgtattttttgatattttgtacAGGTGTGAACAAGAAGACATTGAATTAAAGCACAACTCCACCTTAAAGCAGTTAATGAGAGAGTTCAATACTCAGCTGGCTCAAAAAGAGAGGGAATTGGAAACTGCTGTAAAAGAGACGATCAGTAAGTGAAATACTAACGTAATTGCAGTCAGTGAAGGTTTAAAAAATGGCCAGAAAGCCACTTTCTTCAAACATTTTGGGCAAAGGGTTTCACCTGGTAGTCTTGTAAAGAGAACATTTAGTTTCTGACTTGATGCTCCTTAGAGAACTCGGGGAAAGATCTTTTGCTTAGGAAATAACATCTAAATTTTAGTTGTAACACAGTTAGAAAACACGTCTttatttgttcttcctttccccGTAGACTTGATCTTTGATCTGGCACTATGTATGTCCGCATCTGTCATGGTAGGAGTTACTGGTGGTAGCCATAGTAGCCATAGTTACTATCTTTTTGTCATCCTGTACACACAGAATAGGAAGAGAGCATGTTTTTAGGGGTGAAGGTCTAAGCACATTGataagttttcattttaatgcttCTTGGGATTGAGCAACACAAGCCTGTAACATTTCAATCCAGTGTCCAATGCATGGATTTCTTTGAGAGGAAAATTGCATCCAACTGGGAATCAGAATTGCATTTTCTTAGCTGTATCTGGCAGACTTCGTTCACTGGCACCACTAATAGGTACCAGTTGGATATGATGTCTGATTAATATCCTGTATGGTTATAGCTAGAGTACAGCATGTTTCGGcttcttttctttgtccttctttTGCCACCAAACTCTAAGTTGAAAGCTGGAGTGAGCAGGAAGTGTCTTTTGGCTCCACAATTGCTGGAGATGCCCCTACAAGTGAGGAATTTCTGAAAATTTGCAGCTGTTTCAGATCTCTTCTGTAGGTAGAGTAAGAGATAAGCAAATAAGGTTTAGCAATTGATTCTAACTTTCAGAAATAAGTTCAGACCCCGGGCAGGAAAAATTGATGCTAATACCAAACTACAAACAGCAAACTATACGTGTTGGAGTAATGACAAAAATGTTGTTGATGTTGACTgtgaaaaatgaatttgcataAGACTATTTCTTTATAGATGCCTTTCACAGTTGTCTTTAAGCTTTTTTAATACTCTTGTGACatctaatttattaaaataaacgcgtatttttttgtattgcctgaccttttttttttttttttttttttttttttttttttttacaggtaaaGCCCAGGAGGTAGAAACTGAATTGATAGAAAACCATCACATAGAGACAACACAGTTGcataaaaaaattgcagaaaaagatgatgatctaaaaagaactgtaaaaaaatatgaagaaatccTTGAGGTATCTTTCTGAAAAGTGATAAGGCCATGTACATTTTgacatatttctttcctttgtttcattGCAAATTTAGACAAAAAAGTATAATTCTTGCTGGTAAAGATCTTTTGAAACCTACTGCTTGCATTATACTTTATGTGTATGTTTACCTAGCCATCCCTTTGAGGTGCTTTGCAATTAAAATGTTTGTCTCTGTGTTTTGTGAGCATGTAAGAACACTAAAAATTAAGCCCTAGCTCTGATCCTTCAGTAAGAGCTATAGGTCCTTAAGTGCATGCAGTCCATCAGTTTGTCTGTCTCGAGGCCTGAACATCAGCAGTTTCCAGATCGAAATGAGGAAAGTAAGCAAGTTAAACAAATTAAAGCTTTACTAGTTTTagtttgttgttgggtttttttgtttcttttgaggaTATAAATGCTTTGTGAGTCAGCCTCACCCTCCTCTCTGATATTCTGTCCGAATTGGGACCATAGCCCTTAAAGTGAGGCTTTGTTTTATGCAGGGTGCGGTCTATCTGCATGGTTTTTGAGTTAGTAAAGCTTGCATTTTTATCTGTGAGTGAACTTTTTTTGTATCTGTGAGtgaacacacacatttttatctgtgtgtgtctgcatgaTATTTGCAAATAGACACAATCTTGCTCCAGTAACATGGCAACCAGAAGTTGGCAGCCAACTTCAGTCTAAGGATACTTTACCCTCCAAGGATGCCTACTGTCTTAGCCGAGTAGGAATTTCGATGGAGCAAGGACATGTTTGGCTACAAAAGATTGAATAATTTTCAATGGTAGACTATACGTTAAGCTGGGATGCAGGCTTtaattttgctgatttttagTCCTTATATAAAAAATAAGTGTTCCTTGAATAGAATCAGTAGTAATACATGGAAATGAACCTTCAGTTTATGCTCAGTTGCCAGTCCAGAGCTATGTACTGAGCATGTCTGAGTGCTCTATGCTATTAAAAAAGCCCAAACCTGAAGGCAGATTGATATGTTGTGCTCTGGTTTTTGTACCTCGAGCAGCTTAGATGAAGATGCCaagtttttaattttagaatCCCCTTTCTTTTGTTTAGTAATTTAGAAAAGTTACACAGTATAAAACAGTGAAGTTAATTGCTTGTGCCACAGATCTAAATTCCAAATTTCTGGAATATACTTTTCCCACATATTGTCTGGATGTGCAGTGTGCTACCGTTCAAGTCCGTACTGTAAAGGTCCAATAGGTATCTGATTTAAAGTCATTTACGTAcaatttctctctgtttctgatGCATTCTGAACATATGAACATCTGAGCATGTCTGAAACTTATATGCGCTAATGAATGTGTAAACTTGCAGGTTTAGGctaattttgttcttgtttgcCTCCCATTGATGATGGCAGTGATCACTAGCTGGAGTTAGAATAAGTTCTGTTTCTCTTAGCTGTGGTTGGATGAGTTAAATTCCAGACCACGTGGTTCTTTTTCAGGTAATGGTGTGCATCTGAGTGTTTCAGTGATTTTGGCAAACACAGTTTACAGAGTCTGTTTACTTATTTCCTGAAAAAGTATTGCAAGAATCTAATAGTTAAGAAATACTTGTGTTAAACTGAGTGTGTGTCACCTGTACTAGAAACAAGAACATCTGCCTGAGCAGATGTGTGAGATTTTTCAAGAGAACCTGAAGTTATCAGTtattccttccccacccccattACCTGGCTTGAAGGTTTGAGAAATTTCACATAAAGATATTTATGCAGAAACTGTGAGGCTTCTGCTGCCATAAGTGGTAGGAAGACTAAGCAAAGATAATGATGGTTGCAACAATGACTTTTGCTCATTTAGCTTTAGAGCTCTTCACTGCGTTTTACACATGGTTAATGTTGCTAAAGACTCGCCAACCTTGATGCCTTAAAGGCTAGCAGGAAGAGCTCAGTCTGTTAAACTTAACATGATTTATTTGTGAAGTACTCTCCTGGTACTTCTCTTGCTTTGCCAGGTGTTTACTTATCTTTCGTAAACACTTTGATCACACAGGATTTCATTAAAGTCTCCCTAATTAAAGGACTTCTGAATCATCATAGCCTGTAATTTGAGACCTGTGATTTTTCTACAGCTAAACTATCATTAAATATCATTAAAGAGAAGTTGAATGTTGCACTCCAGTTAGCTTAACTTAAGCCTATGTGTGAGCTAGAAATGAAATACCTAATTTCAGCTGTGTAATCTTTCATTTGTTGTAATGCCTCCCATGTGGATACAGCATAGGCTTTATGGTTAAGAATTGAGAAATTACAGCTTTATTGAAGTCTTAGTCTATAATTGTAATTAGAAGAGaatgtattttatacattttCAGAATTTGGCAGATACTTTACAGAACAGTAAGTTATTAGTGGAAATACAGTTTCTGTAGCATGTTGGATCATATATGATCTCTAGTCTTTtcaaattttaagttaaaatctCTGTTCAGGGAATTTGTATAAAGAATGTCTCACAGGTCCCCTTTACCGAGGTGTCATTCATCATTTTGAGTTGAATTTCTCTTTCCTGCCTTTCAGCTACCTTCTATGACTAAGAGTGATGTGCATGGAAAATGTAAGAATTCAGATTCTCAGTATAAAAAAAGTGAGGTAAAAAGAAGTAACTGGATGTGTCAGGTTTTGATATTTCGTAACTAGAGAGTATAACCACCTATAAGAGAAATCTTAGAAAAGTTTGGCTGTTGATGTGTTTTTGTGGACATAGGAAAATCatgtgaatgaagaaaaaataacctACCTTGGGAGGTCATGGCATTTGAGATTGAGCGAGGGTTTTTATTGACAGTGGATATTCTCAAAACTTCTAGGCCAGAAAACTTCCTCAGGCACAGTGACTTCCCATTCACTAgttttggatttgtttgttttgaggggtGTGTGTTTATTCTCAAGCAAGGTACAAGGAACATACTAAAAAGTGGCCTTACAGGGAAATAATTCTTATTTTCTCATGGCATACCCTAATTTTTCTAAGCCTGGACCAGTCTTGTTCTCCGtttaatttttcagtaaataTTCTGTATCACTATGGTCTGTTCTCCTGAGATTTTCAATGGAACAAAATTTTGGTCAGCTGTTCTGTTATTGCTAGGTTGGTAAGTTGTAAAATTTGATCTGTACTGATAAGTTGTACTGATTTGATTACACTTGAATGCTGTTCTAGTGCTAGTGAAAGGAAATTGTTACAATTTTCAAAAAGCTAACTGTAATCCTAACTAACCTTAATTGTTCAGGGCCTGCAAAATCACCTTAAGCTCCTGTGGTGGTTTCTCACTGTTTTTCCTAGTCCTTTAGTATAACTAGCCTTTATACTGAGTTTCAGACACCCTCCTGTATGTGTATGGCATAACTTCTTTGATTGCTTTTTTATCTGCTGTAGTTAGATGTTAAGGGTTTAAATGATTAGTTGtataagtaaattttttttttttttcattttggaggcTCGTGAAGAAGAAATGACAGCAAAAGTTCACGAGTTGCAGTTACAGCTAGAAGAATTGCAAAAGGAGTACAAACAAAGGATGGCAGAAGTGGAGCATCAAAACAGTGAAGTGAGCTGACATTAACATTTTTTAACTTTTGGTGTGAGAATTGCTTATAAAACTCTGTTGTTTCCGgttaattgctttttatttgtattttagtcTTCACTTTCCCATACAGTTTGTGTTCTGTTAGATGTTAATTTTGAAAGTGAACCTTTTCAGAATCTGCAGTATTTGATGATATCTTTTTAATGGTTTGTTTACAAAGTCCAGTTGTGTTTCGAGGGGAAGTTgccttgtacttttttttaaaaacattgattttACTGAAAGCCCTTTTGAAGGGGAGGAAATCATGTTGGGTCATTTTTCGTGTGGTTTGGAATTGAAATTGCAATGGACACTGAAGTAGTCCCATACCCCGAATACATCGAGTGCGGACAGATATGTTTCTTTCTTAATTGACCAACGAGTCAGCGCACACTTTTGTCTCTCTGAGAATGCATTTTAGTTGAGGAATTCTTCTTTGAGTGATAAAAATATTACTAATTATCACTActctgagaaaattaaaaatacatgagaTATTGAGTAATTGATGAGATCATTCATATTAaccttcttttaaaaagtttccgTTTTAATAATAGGCCTCAGTGGGGGGacataaggatttttttaattgctactgCAAACTTAATGTATGAACTAtctcattttctttagttttgatGGGAGAAAATACAGCTCCTAATGTTTGTCCCTTCTCGCTTGGACTTACTTGTAACATGTTTTTTGTTACTCTTGTTAATTGTTCCATGAcataaaagttttgttttcataaccagaaaagcagaaataattgtaTCAGACTGCCTCGTACTCTTAATCAACCCTTGCCCACCTGCTAATGATGATTTTATATAATCTTATTACCTGGGAGAAGATTTCTTAAGAGATTCCTAACATCTTAAATCATTATTCTGAAAAGTATAAAGAGTACTTTATCTTTAGGATTTTTTGATTAACTGTGTTTCATCTAGTGACTTCATTAGAAAAATCTGCTCTAAATATATGCAGTCATTTATCATCATGTTATGCGTTCAGCTTCAGGATTACGTTTTCACTGATAGGACCTGAAAGTTATACCAAATCTATGTACCAGCAATGAGGTTTCACATGTTTCCCAATTCTTCCCCGAAGTGCATCACGCAGAGTTGCAGTGGTAGCACAGAGCTGTAAAATATTTGGCTGTTGCAGTTATTCCATCTCTACGTAAAGATGACTGTGCTTACAATTTATAAGCAAAATAAACAGCTGATTTTGTCCATCTTTGGAATCTTGTCCACAGTTCTCCACTCCTTGGAGTTTCCGTGGCAGGCTTTGGAGAAACTCAAAGGAGTTATTCCGTTTGTGGCAGGTATAAACCGGTTGAGAAAGCTCCATCGCTGGTAAATAGCTTTGTTCTAAATGATAACTGATGTGTCatttggaggagaaagaaagggtttCTGTGACAGTATATGTTCTGTAGGTACATCAATACAGTTAAAGCAACCAGGTTCAAAGTGTCTGTAGAATAAGAAGGGGAAATGTACAGGAGTTAGAGCTCTAATTTTATTGGAGTTTAGGCATCAGCCTTTCTTGAGATACTTTGAGAGTTCCAACTAAATTCAAATTCAGCAAATGTTTCGCAAACTGCGTTTTGTATAGTTTTAATTTAACTGAATGTGAATTTCATATTTTGTGCTCAGAGGTTATTCACAATGGTAACTTCATCTCAAAATGACATAACTGGCCTGATAGTCATATTATGCTATTGAATGTGCAGGTGACTGCGTTCTCATCAAGTCAAAGTTGATTCAcgtctgattttattttttttcaagtgtcaAATATTTagactgcttttccttccctaagTAAATGGGCTTCCAATTCTTGTTTTATCAGCGTTTCAGGACTGGATTCTCCTTCTTTAACTCAGCCCGCTCTGGGGTGAGGAGGtagttttcttccccccccccccccccttagaaaTATAGCAGAAAGAACAACTCTATTTCCTTCACACACTTAATTTTTCTATTGTCCCTTCTCCATCTGTTTGTAGAAAACTTAATTTTGCTATTAGCTGGTGCAATAGCATAGATTTGTAACATTATAGACCTAGATAAGAAAATTGGACAAGGCCTGTGGACCTTGTCCACATACCTGCATCAAAGCAGAAGTGTACAAATCCATACCTCGATTTTACATGTGCATCTTAAGTTTGCTGTGATATGTTTTGTCTCAccttggtttttttatttttttgctttataacttttttttcctcttttattatttttccttcagcGCTAGTTCAGTGGTCTTCAGCTGAGTGGAAGCAACTTTTTGTTGGCAGCTGATAATTTTTGTCCAAAGTTTGAGTCTTCTGAATCACCGAGGGTTCTCTTGGAAAACCTGTGTTGCTTAATTGTCAGTGTTATGCCAAACT
This genomic interval from Struthio camelus isolate bStrCam1 chromosome 2, bStrCam1.hap1, whole genome shotgun sequence contains the following:
- the GOLGA4 gene encoding golgin subfamily A member 4 isoform X7, translated to MFKKLKQKISEEQAPPRGAAGRAAPHPPQTPSKSSPPTGNRSRTSSFTDQNDEGTLTPDKESLPKQPVTRSTENNGSEPASPQSGDTQSFAQRLQLRVPSMESLFRSPVKESLFRSSSKESLVRTSSRDSLNRLDLDAVAPTFDPPSDVESETEESLGSMDSLSKEQLLQRLRRMERSLGNYRGKYSELVSAYQVIQREKKKLQGILSQSQDKALRRIGELREELQMDQQAKKHLQEEFDASLEEKDQLISVLQTQVSLLKQRLQNGQLGTELPDPNIQSEPQVQSPTKEISAENVMEPGSNEGNEDSVKTLEVLTQRVKRQENLLQRCKEMIRSHKERSAQLTNEKEALQEQLEERLQELEKMKELHMAEKTKLITQLRDAKNLIEQLEQDKGMVIAETKRQMHETLEMKEEEIAQLRARIKQITTKGEELKEQKEKSEKAAFEELEKALSIAQKTEEARKKLQAEMDEKIKAVEKKSSEERVAELEKFHKKEMATKDQELDERLQAQEKEFQEQMKAALEKSQSDCLKTLQEQEQQEALALEELELQKKAIQSECDRKLQEMHQEVETFRTRILELESSLAKYSQDDRKRSEELSTLMESEKNQHTEEINCMVEKHKEELENVKQQQEKLWTEKLQILKQQQVTEIEKMRAKQEQEIDAILKEKETVFRTHIEEMNEKTLEKLDVKQTELEALSSELSEALKIRHDLEQELSVLKSEVGEAKQELETKLEEQRNRHKEEIEMMLKEHEISIQGVEKVLTEELNQLKQSLEEKDRQLEEVKAHEQKLKESVERSESEFVQASAKLEELSQSHQNTAREQAKIYEEELAKLQQKLTGLEGEKLQLNEQILRTESQLNEVKNELESYISQVRDLRQHLQEQSNENTQKVTSLTQQYESQLKDLEREADQTKRTLSEKEDEIEHMRKSQSEQVEELKQKLSAKEERISALQGEYENKLKHQENKMDKVKQRAKEMQETFKKKLTEQEAKLKKELENKQLEFSQKESEFNAKMLEMAHASSAGISDAVSKLESNQKEQLESLAKVHKRELEEITQIWEKKLNQQVEELQEKHELELQEKEQEVGDLKQKLATLSAENEGSRTEITRLKEEQMKREESLNEVQERLKQSLAKVDVLSNSESDLKTQLRKLEGDLSQSKKDHSVLQEQLSNQKAVEEKDKAKISELTDTLKTLEEKLQTVQSSQCKDHENYEKKIEAIQLKETEFKRLSGELVAQLDAYWKNAEALLQTKSNELIEKCNEKIGTVACKIADCEYRTAKIKEAILIKRGKIPELEAQLKEATEHHSALSSSLQKSMQQLQEKDSLIMSLRADIEGLVTEKEQLQKEGGHQQQAASEKETCITQLRKELSENINAVTSMKEELQEKESEISALNKTVNELNVRLENMVSVTEKEAAMLREQHQESQVQLLKQVQELSSRVETLSQEKASALEQADQWMTRLSEWKRKAQTRFTQNHDTIKDLQSKLVLSNTQASEKDDELNKLKEELAKQSKNVDSLKSAWEQRQNQREKQESELTAELKIQAARIAELEEHIAQKTSENNSLMEELQKYNEQNDTEQKEIAWQLQQAEEMASEKDNRFKEAEEKVLNLEKKISSLEAEFEAKEREFERIKSAILKSKEEELKGLEERLNAENSAKLADLKKKAEQKIGSIKKQLMSQMEEKEQQLKQDRENQLRNLEQRVQEREAKIETLELKIKSTRDSTELEEEMLQKVESVKAAVEQEKDKMLESVRQTYEEKIHVLQKDLSEKDELLQKYEKEQRERNDSHLELQSKQEELFGKLACVEKRLQEEQRLTESLRKELEEQTKKCSVLVDELASSREELKAKEQKHLDMETVTGGFQKRLQEKEASSQSLEEKIRELENNLMKEKEVHKTELEDTSLRYEEKLKSLQQQLDERNDHLKAFEESAEAKTRSDLELQKLLGDMQTQQKDLQNKLEDSEREKQKLRKDVNSLQKDLRTLRKEHQQELDIVKKESLEEMEEKIRCEQEDIELKHNSTLKQLMREFNTQLAQKERELETAVKETISKAQEVETELIENHHIETTQLHKKIAEKDDDLKRTVKKYEEILEAREEEMTAKVHELQLQLEELQKEYKQRMAEVEHQNSEVTIAELQAQLAQKTTLVNDSKLKEQEFKEQIHVLEDRLRNYEKNMYVTAVGTPYRDGNLCHTDVSLFGEPTEFEYLRKVLFEYMMGRETKTMAKVITTVLKFPADQTQKILEREDARPLFASPRSGIF